AATACCGGTATATCCCCAACAAAGCCGCAGCCGGTGCGCCGGCTCAGCTTAATCTGGCTGAGGCAGTAACAATCGCCTTACCTGCCGAACTATCAAGCAGCGACGCGCCTTACTTTTTCGATGCCGACAGTGACGGCGACCTGGATTTGCTCGTGGGAAGAGGGCAGGGAAACCTGTTTTATTACAGTAATACGGGCAGTAACAAGCAATTTACATTTGCGTTGGAAAGTGATGCATTTGCGGGTGTCGGAGTCAACTTTGCGGGGAGGTCGCCGCAGGTCGCAGCCGCGGATTTTGATCTGGATGGATTAATGGACCTCGCTACCGTGGACCATACCGGCAACCTGCGCATTTTTCACGGCGCCGCCTGGGGTAAATGGACGGAGCGTGAAAGTGAGTTGATCAGCATTAACGGCAAACCCGGCACGCCAAATTTCGGCAACTACCTTTCGCTGGTAGCAGGCGATCTGAACGGGGACAAAAAACCAGACCTCGCAATCGGTAATAATGCAGGAGGTATTCGCTTGCTTACCAATGTATTACCCGTTGAAGTGACGGGCGTGGAGCCGGGAAATGAACCTGTAATCAGAGTATTTCCAAACCCTGCCACCGAATATCTTACCATCACATCAACACTAAACGGGACCCTGAAAATCCTCACAGTCGGCGGTCGTGAAATGCTCAGTGAGGTACCTGTGCGTGCCGATACGGAACGTCAGATAGCTACCGTTAACTGGCCGTCAGGGCTTTATTTGGTGGAATTAAAAAGCGGCGGAAAGCGTATCGTAAAAAAGGTAATCGTTGAGTAGATACCCGCAGGGAAGCCCTTACATGATAAAATCCTAAATTCATGCAGGCTCTTCTTGGCGTTATCTTTCACTTTATCGGAGGGTTTGCTTCCGGCAGTTTCTATATTCCATACAAACAAGTCAAAGGCTGGGCCTGGGAGTCCTATTGGATTGTCGGCGGACTTTTTTCCTGGTTGATCGTCCCGCCGGTAGCAGCATATCTGACCATTCCCGGCTTTTCCGAAATTATCGCGCATACCGATAGCGGTACATTGCTGGTTACCTATGTTTTCGGTTTGCTTTGGGGAATCGGCGGCCTTACCTACGGGCTGGGCGTGCGTTATCTCGGCGTCTCGCTTGGCAGTTCGATCATTCTTGGGCTTACTTCCGTTTTTGGGGCATTAATTCCTTCTATTTACTACCAATTTGAGCCAAAACCAGGCAAAGACACTATTTCTGATCTTTTTACGAATACCTGGGGACAAATGGTTTTACTGGGGCTGCTGATCTCCATTATCGGTATCATCATTTGTGGAAAAGCGGGCGGAATGAAAGATAAGGACCTGACCAGAAGTGGGTTTGTGCCTGATGATAAAAGCGAGTTCAAAATCGGCCTCGGACTTACTGTTTCCATTATTTCCGGTGTTCTGAGCGCTTGTTTTGCATTCGGAATCGATGCGGGTAAGATCATGGCGGAAGAGGCGAATGCGATCTGGAAAGCAGCTAACCCGGGAGAGGGCGAATTTTTGTTCCAGAATAATGTAACCTACGTCGTGATCCTGTGGGGCGGCTTGACTACCAATTTTATCTGGTGTATGATCCTGAATGCCCGTAACCGTACTTTCGGCGACTACACCAATTCGGCTACTCCGCTGGTTTCCAATTACATATTCTCTGCACTGGCGGGTGCCACCTGGTTCATGCAATTCTTCTTTTATGGAATGGGAGAAAGCAAGCTGGGCAACGGGCCAAGTTCGTGGATCCTGCACATGGCGTTCATCATATTGGTCGCTAACTCGTGGGGGCTTGCATTGAAGGAATGGAAAGGAGTCAGCAGAAAGACGATTACCACGGTGATCACAGGGATTATGGTGATTGTTCTTTCCGTGCTGGTCGTTGGATATGGTAATTATCTCAGGGAATAGCCATGAAAAGCATTTTCGCAGTAATTCTGATCACAGCATTTGCAGCAGTGTCCTGTCAGAAAAATACCGAGAACAGCAATAAAGAAAGCATGGAGCAGCCAGCCGAAGGGACTTTTGGTTACGACCGGGAGTTTTTGAACAAATACAAAGAGACGATCGTACTGACCGCGCCGGACAACCCCGGGTCCAAAGCGATTATCGTACCGGCTTACCAGGGCCGCGTGATGACAAGTACTTCTAATGGAAATACCGGAAACAGCTACGGCTGGATCAACTATGAGCTCATACAAAGCGGCGTGTACCAGCCGCATATCAATGCATTTGGGGGCGAAGAGCGTTTCTGGCTCTCTCCGGAGGGCGGGCAGTTTTCGGTTTATTTCAAAAAAGGCGCAAAGTTCGATTTTGAAAACTGGCAGACCCCGGCTCTGATCGATACCGTCGCTTATAAAGTCACCGAATCCGACAGTTCGTCTGTCAGCTTTCAGGTGAATGCGTTCATTGAGAATTATTCAGGGCAGATGTTCGTCATCGAGATTAACCGGAAGATCGCCATGCTCGGTCAGCGGGATATCCTGAACATCCTCGATCTGCAAACGCTGGGAGAATGCAAAAGCGTGGCTTATGAATCCGTTAATTCCATCGTCAATAAAGATTCGGAATGGAAACCCGAAACCGGAATGCTGGGAATCTGGCTGCTGGGTATGTTCAAGCCGTCGGACAAAACCGTCATCATCGCCCCGTTTTCCAGAAAGGAGGCTGAAAAACCTGCGATCACTGATGATTATTTCGGAAAGATCCCGGCAGATCGCTTCATTGTCCGGGATTCGGTAGCATTCCTGAAAGCCGACGGGAAGTTCAGGAGCAAGATCGGCATCGCGCCAAGATCCGCCCGCAATGTGGCAGGCAGCTACGACGCTGAAAATGGTATCCTCACCATTATCCAATTCAGCCTCGACCAGAAAAGTAAATACCTGAAATCAACCTGGGAAATCCACAAAGACCCTTTTGACGGCGATGCGCTCAATGCTTATAATGACGGAAAGCTGGAAGACGGAACACAAATGGGACCCTTTTATGAGCTCGAATCGAGTTCACCTGCCCTGGCTTTGAAGGAAGGCGAGAAAGTAACGCATCGCCAGCGTACTTATCATTTTGAAGGAGACAAAGCAGCGCTCGATGGAATCTCTAAAAAGGTACTAGGCGTGAGTATTGACCAAATCGGAGAAATTTTTAAATAAAAGCATGATAGCGCAGGACAGTTGAGGATAAGGCATCATTGATATTTACATACTGATTACAAGATTTAGTTGGATGTATTGAAGTGGAATAGTTATCAATGAATTTTGTCCCTGATTTCCGTGGAGCATTCAGAACATTCGTCCGAAG
This Dyadobacter sp. UC 10 DNA region includes the following protein-coding sequences:
- the rhaT gene encoding L-rhamnose/proton symporter RhaT, producing the protein MQALLGVIFHFIGGFASGSFYIPYKQVKGWAWESYWIVGGLFSWLIVPPVAAYLTIPGFSEIIAHTDSGTLLVTYVFGLLWGIGGLTYGLGVRYLGVSLGSSIILGLTSVFGALIPSIYYQFEPKPGKDTISDLFTNTWGQMVLLGLLISIIGIIICGKAGGMKDKDLTRSGFVPDDKSEFKIGLGLTVSIISGVLSACFAFGIDAGKIMAEEANAIWKAANPGEGEFLFQNNVTYVVILWGGLTTNFIWCMILNARNRTFGDYTNSATPLVSNYIFSALAGATWFMQFFFYGMGESKLGNGPSSWILHMAFIILVANSWGLALKEWKGVSRKTITTVITGIMVIVLSVLVVGYGNYLRE
- a CDS encoding DUF6786 family protein, with amino-acid sequence MKSIFAVILITAFAAVSCQKNTENSNKESMEQPAEGTFGYDREFLNKYKETIVLTAPDNPGSKAIIVPAYQGRVMTSTSNGNTGNSYGWINYELIQSGVYQPHINAFGGEERFWLSPEGGQFSVYFKKGAKFDFENWQTPALIDTVAYKVTESDSSSVSFQVNAFIENYSGQMFVIEINRKIAMLGQRDILNILDLQTLGECKSVAYESVNSIVNKDSEWKPETGMLGIWLLGMFKPSDKTVIIAPFSRKEAEKPAITDDYFGKIPADRFIVRDSVAFLKADGKFRSKIGIAPRSARNVAGSYDAENGILTIIQFSLDQKSKYLKSTWEIHKDPFDGDALNAYNDGKLEDGTQMGPFYELESSSPALALKEGEKVTHRQRTYHFEGDKAALDGISKKVLGVSIDQIGEIFK